The genomic stretch TTATTGGAACACTTGCAGGACAAGCGTCAAAAGATGAATATGAAGTAAAAGTCATCTCTGGAGATCGAGATTTATTACAGTTAGTTGATGACCGTATTACAGTAAGTATGACTAAAAAGGGAATTACTGAAGTAGAGGAATATAATCCGGCTGCAATACATGAAAAGTATGAGATTTCACCTGAGCAAATTATTGATATGAAAGGTTTAATGGGTGATAAATCAGATAATATACCTGGTGTTCCAGGGATTGGTGAAAAAACTGCAATTAAGCTCTTAAAGCAGTATCAAACTGTAGAGGGCCTATATGAACATTTGGATGAAGTAAGTGGGGCTAAGCTTCTTCAAAATTTAAGTGAGAATAAAGAACAAGCTCTAATGAGTAAACAATTAGCAACAATCAATAAAAACTCGCCAATCGAACTGACTGTAAATGATACTATGCTTCCTGAAGCAGATGTGAATAAGGTGGCAGAGTTTTTTAAATCTCTCGGTTTTACTTCTTTATTAGCTAAATTGGATCTAACGGAATCAGTCGAAGAACTAGAAGAGATAAAGTATGATGTACTTGATTCAATCGAAGAAAAACACTTAGCAAATCATTCAAGTTTAATCGTGGAAATGATTGGTGAAAATTATCACTCGGAACAAATTCAAGGCTTTGGACTTTCAAATGAAAATGGCCATTTCTTCATTCCGACATCTGTTGGATTAGAGTCAGATTTGTTTAAAAAGTGGCTTGAGGATGAGCGTGTTGAAAAGAATGTATATGATGCGAAAGGTGCATATGTTGCACTAAAGTGGAGAGGAATCGATTTAAAGGGAGTTAATTTCGATCCGTTACTTGCTTCATATATATATGACCCAGCACAGTCTAATAAAGAATTTGCTGATATCGTAAATGGTAAAATTGATTTTTCAATTCAAACCGCAGAATCAATTTACGGTAAAGGGGCAAAACAAGCGCAGCCATCTCAAGAAGTTTTAGCCGAGTATATCGTTCGCAAATCGATTGCTATTAGTAAGTTAGAAGAAACACTTGAAGAGTCATTACGAAAAAATAGTCAATATGAACTATTAACTGAGTTAGAATTACCATTAACGTTTATTTTAGGTGATATGGAATTTGAAGGAGTAACAGTTAGAGAAGAGACTCTTCGTACGATGGGTTCAGAGCTAGCTAATACATTAAAAGTACTTGAAGAAAATATTTATGAGCTAGCTGGTGAGAAGTTCAATATTAATTCGCCTAAACAATTAGGTGTTATATTATTTGAGAAATTAAATTTGCCGTCTGGTAAAAAAACAAAAACAGGTTATTCGACTTCTGCTGATGTCCTTGAAAAATTAGAATCAGAACATGAAATTATTCGATTAATTCTTCATTATCGACAAGTTGGAAAATTGAATTCCACATACGTCGAGGGATTATTAAAAGTAATCAATCAGACAGATTCGAAGGTTCATACTCGCTTTAATCAAGTATTGGCACAAACAGGTCGTTTAAGCTCAATTGATCCTAACCTTCAAAACATCCCGATTCGATTAGAAGAAGGTAGAAAAATTAGGAAAGCTTTTGTAGCATCAAAAAAAGATTGGGTGATTTTTGCAGCTGATTATTCACAGATTGAGTTAAGGGTATTGGCTCATATAGCGCAAGATGATAATTTAATGGAAGCATTTAAAAACGATTTTGATGTTCATACAAAAACTGCAATGGATGTTTTTCATGTAAATGCAGATGAAGTGACAAGCAATATGAGAAGACAAGCAAAAGCTGTTAACTTCGGGATCGTGTACGGAATTAGTGATTATGGTTTATCACAAGGATTAGGTATTACAAGAAAAGAAGCAGGTATATTTATTGAAAAATACTTTGCTAGTTTTCCAAAAGTAAAAGATTATATGTCAGATATCGTTCAAAAAGCTAAGTTAGATGGATTTGTAAGTACAATTTTAAATAGACGTCGTTATATTCCTGAAATTACAAGCTCTAATTTTAATGTCCGTGGATTTGCTGAAAGAACAGCGATGAATACGCCTATTC from Arthrobacter citreus encodes the following:
- the polA gene encoding DNA polymerase I; this encodes MKNKLVLIDGNSIAYRAFFALPLLSNDKGVHTNAIYGFTMMLLKILEDEKPSHMLVAFDAGKTTFRHSTFKEYKGGRQKTPPELSEQFPLVRQLLDTYGIARYELDNYEADDIIGTLAGQASKDEYEVKVISGDRDLLQLVDDRITVSMTKKGITEVEEYNPAAIHEKYEISPEQIIDMKGLMGDKSDNIPGVPGIGEKTAIKLLKQYQTVEGLYEHLDEVSGAKLLQNLSENKEQALMSKQLATINKNSPIELTVNDTMLPEADVNKVAEFFKSLGFTSLLAKLDLTESVEELEEIKYDVLDSIEEKHLANHSSLIVEMIGENYHSEQIQGFGLSNENGHFFIPTSVGLESDLFKKWLEDERVEKNVYDAKGAYVALKWRGIDLKGVNFDPLLASYIYDPAQSNKEFADIVNGKIDFSIQTAESIYGKGAKQAQPSQEVLAEYIVRKSIAISKLEETLEESLRKNSQYELLTELELPLTFILGDMEFEGVTVREETLRTMGSELANTLKVLEENIYELAGEKFNINSPKQLGVILFEKLNLPSGKKTKTGYSTSADVLEKLESEHEIIRLILHYRQVGKLNSTYVEGLLKVINQTDSKVHTRFNQVLAQTGRLSSIDPNLQNIPIRLEEGRKIRKAFVASKKDWVIFAADYSQIELRVLAHIAQDDNLMEAFKNDFDVHTKTAMDVFHVNADEVTSNMRRQAKAVNFGIVYGISDYGLSQGLGITRKEAGIFIEKYFASFPKVKDYMSDIVQKAKLDGFVSTILNRRRYIPEITSSNFNVRGFAERTAMNTPIQGSAADIIKKAMILLDERLKAEKLQAKLILQVHDELILEAPKEELATLEKLVPEVMEHAVELLVPLKVDYNSGESWFEAK